DNA from Sphingomonas sp. R1:
CAGCGCGGTCGCGGCCAATCCGCTGGGCGGGGCGGCAATCGGCGAGCTTCGCCGGCGCGGCGTGGATACCCGCCACGTCGTGTCCGAGGCCGGGCGCATGGGCCTTTATTTCCTCACCCCGGGTGCAGGGCTGCGCGCGTCCGAGATCGTCTACGACCGCGCGCACTCGGTGTTCGCCGATCGACCGGCCGAGGCGTGGGACTGGGAGGCGCTGCTGGACGGCGTGACGCGCCTACACCTTTCCGGCATCACCCCTGCGCTGGGCCCGAACACGGCGGCCGCCGCCATCGCCGCCGCCGAGGCAGCGAGCGCGCGCGGCATCGCCGTGTCGTTCGACGGCAACTACCGCGCCAAGCTGTGGGAAGCCTGGGACAGCGACCCCCGCAGCGTGCTGAGCCAGCTGATCGGCCATGCCGAGATCCTGTTCGGCAACCACCGCGACATCTCGCTGCTGCTCGGCGAGCATTTCTCCGGCGACGGCCCCGATCGGCGGCGGGAGGCGGCGGAGGCAGCGTTCGCGGCCTTCCCCAAGCTCCAGCTGATCGCCTCGACCGCGCGGCATGTCGACGATGTCGACAGCCACCGCATCGCCGCGCGGGTGGATACGCGCGAGGGCCATCACCAGACCGAGGAACTGCGAGTCAGCGGGATCGTCGACCGGATCGGCGGCGGCGACGCCTTCGCAGCGGGCGTGCTTCACGGCCTGCTGGAGGGCGGCGACGCCCGCGCCATGGCGGAAGCGGGGTTGGCGCTCACGGCGCTCAAGCATTCGCTGCCTGGCGATGCGAGCCTGTTCACCCGCGCCGACCTCGCCGCCTTTGCCGAGGGCGGCCTGGACGTGCGGCGGTGACCAGCCGGCGCGCGGTGCTGGCGGGCGGGCTTGCCCTCACCCTGCCACCGCGCGCCTGGGCTGCCGGCGATCCGGTGGTGGAGGCGCCGGCCGGGCGCTTCACGGGAACGCGGGACGGGGAACTCTCCCGCTTCCTCGGCATCCGCTATGGCACGGCTGAACGCTTTCGTGCGCCCGTTGCGGCGACGCGTGTGGCGGCGATGGCGCAGGCCTTCGGGCCGATCTGCCCGCAGCGCGGCCTCAAGGCGGAACCGCAGTCCGAAGATTGCCTGTTCCTCAACATCTGGTCTCCGGGTACCGCGCCTGCGGCGCGGCGGCCGGTGATGGTCTATTTTCATGGTGGCGCCTATTCGAACGGCAGCGTCACCGATCCGCTGAACGACGGCGCAACGCTCGCCCGTACAGAGGATGTGGTAGTCGTCACCGTCAACCACCGCCTCAACGCGTTCGGCTACCTGTACCTCGCCCGGCTCGACCCGCGCTTTCCGGACAGTGGCAATGTCGGGCAGCTTGACCTGATCCTCGCGCTGCGCTGGATCCGCGACAACATCGCGGCGTTCGGCGGCGACCCATCGCGCGTGTTCCTGTTCGGCCAGTCGGGCGGTGGCGCGAAGATCGCCACGCTGATGGGGATGTCCGCCGCCAAGGGGCTGTTCCACAGCGCCTCAACGATGAGCGGGCAGCAGGTCACCGCATCGGGACCTCTCAATGCCACCGCGCGAACGCAAGCCTTTCTGGAGCGTCTGGGCGGTGGGGTGGAAGCGGCCGTCGCCGCACCGGCGGAGCGGCTGGTAGAGGCGCAGGACGCGCGCGATCCGATCCTGGGCGGTGGCGTCTATTTCGGACCGGTGCTCGACATGCGCTGGCTCACGCGGCACCCCTTCTGGCCGGATGCCCATCCACAGTCGCTGGCGATCCCGATGATCCTGGGCAACACGCACGACGAGACGCGGGCCTTCATCGATCCCCGCTCGGAGCGGATCCGTACACTGACCTGGGACAATCTCGCGGCGCGCATGGCGCCCGACCTGAAGATCGACATCC
Protein-coding regions in this window:
- a CDS encoding sugar kinase, translated to MTFAFFGEMMLRLSPPGRELLLQTPKLDVAIAGAEANVATGLACLGHDVAMISAVAANPLGGAAIGELRRRGVDTRHVVSEAGRMGLYFLTPGAGLRASEIVYDRAHSVFADRPAEAWDWEALLDGVTRLHLSGITPALGPNTAAAAIAAAEAASARGIAVSFDGNYRAKLWEAWDSDPRSVLSQLIGHAEILFGNHRDISLLLGEHFSGDGPDRRREAAEAAFAAFPKLQLIASTARHVDDVDSHRIAARVDTREGHHQTEELRVSGIVDRIGGGDAFAAGVLHGLLEGGDARAMAEAGLALTALKHSLPGDASLFTRADLAAFAEGGLDVRR
- a CDS encoding carboxylesterase/lipase family protein; the encoded protein is MTSRRAVLAGGLALTLPPRAWAAGDPVVEAPAGRFTGTRDGELSRFLGIRYGTAERFRAPVAATRVAAMAQAFGPICPQRGLKAEPQSEDCLFLNIWSPGTAPAARRPVMVYFHGGAYSNGSVTDPLNDGATLARTEDVVVVTVNHRLNAFGYLYLARLDPRFPDSGNVGQLDLILALRWIRDNIAAFGGDPSRVFLFGQSGGGAKIATLMGMSAAKGLFHSASTMSGQQVTASGPLNATARTQAFLERLGGGVEAAVAAPAERLVEAQDARDPILGGGVYFGPVLDMRWLTRHPFWPDAHPQSLAIPMILGNTHDETRAFIDPRSERIRTLTWDNLAARMAPDLKIDILPEWVVEEYRARFPTDTPQDIFYRATTAGRSWRGQVIEADARAAAGAKATWVYQVDFASPTQPERGAPHTMDIALAFGTLSAPGAYTGTGRAAQRLSRQVMGAFAALARTGRPAAPGLPAWEPYALRTRATMLFDTACRMADDPRRWERELFARVPYIQPGS